From a region of the Dehalococcoidia bacterium genome:
- a CDS encoding SLC13 family permease, translating to MRPRWPSRQGMALILGPLLFGAVLLLAPTGLEWKARVVAALTVWMAVWWLMEAAPLAVTALLPLVVLPVLGAVSFGGLAAQYADSAIFLLLGGFLVASAIERWGLHRRFAAVVLARTGGRPWLVLGGVMFVTASLSGWISNTATAMLVLPVATSILSAYGEPKGGRFGTALLLGVAYSATIGGIGTLVGTAPNLIFAGAYRSLVGREVSFLEWMSYGLPLALLMWLGAWLYLAFVYARVGTKGTQVSQTMPSALAPGAWTREQVLVLGVFLTVALLWMTRPAWGGRWPAVTDAWIAMAGGITLFLLPARPGGRLLTGEAIKALPWDVVLLLGGGLALAHAFSATGLDTWLAQRLTVLGGLPPVLILGIVVAAIVFATELASNTAIASITLPVVGSMAVALGVEPFPLMIAVTFAASLAFMLPVGTPPNAIVFGTGYFTLPQMARVGWWMNLMGIAIITVYMALRWEAR from the coding sequence ATGCGCCCCCGCTGGCCCAGCCGGCAGGGTATGGCCCTTATCCTCGGGCCCTTATTATTCGGTGCTGTTCTGCTCTTAGCCCCTACGGGTTTGGAGTGGAAGGCTAGGGTAGTGGCGGCTCTGACGGTGTGGATGGCGGTGTGGTGGCTGATGGAGGCGGCTCCTCTGGCCGTTACCGCCCTTCTCCCCCTGGTGGTATTGCCGGTGCTGGGGGCGGTATCCTTCGGGGGGCTAGCGGCTCAGTATGCCGACTCGGCCATCTTCCTTTTGTTGGGGGGCTTCCTGGTTGCCTCGGCCATTGAGCGGTGGGGGTTGCACCGGCGGTTCGCTGCAGTGGTTCTCGCCCGCACGGGGGGGCGTCCCTGGTTGGTGCTGGGTGGGGTGATGTTCGTTACCGCCTCTTTGTCGGGGTGGATCAGCAACACCGCGACGGCCATGCTGGTCTTGCCGGTGGCGACCAGTATCCTGTCGGCGTATGGGGAACCGAAGGGGGGGCGCTTCGGGACGGCTCTGCTCCTGGGGGTGGCCTATTCGGCCACCATTGGGGGGATTGGTACCCTGGTGGGCACCGCCCCCAACCTCATTTTCGCCGGAGCCTATCGCTCTCTGGTGGGGCGGGAGGTGTCGTTTTTGGAGTGGATGTCCTACGGTTTGCCCCTGGCGCTGTTGATGTGGCTGGGGGCGTGGCTATACTTAGCCTTCGTCTATGCCCGCGTCGGCACGAAAGGTACGCAAGTTTCGCAGACGATGCCCAGTGCTCTTGCACCGGGGGCGTGGACGCGGGAGCAGGTGCTGGTGTTGGGGGTGTTTCTCACTGTAGCCCTACTGTGGATGACCCGTCCCGCTTGGGGCGGGCGCTGGCCGGCCGTTACCGATGCCTGGATTGCTATGGCGGGGGGCATAACGCTTTTTTTGCTCCCGGCGCGGCCGGGGGGCCGTTTGCTCACAGGGGAGGCGATCAAGGCTTTGCCGTGGGATGTGGTGCTGTTATTGGGGGGTGGGCTGGCGTTGGCCCATGCCTTTAGCGCCACAGGGCTGGATACCTGGCTTGCTCAGCGGCTGACGGTGTTGGGCGGGCTTCCGCCCGTGCTGATCTTGGGGATTGTGGTGGCGGCTATAGTGTTTGCCACGGAGTTGGCGTCTAACACAGCCATCGCCAGTATCACCTTGCCGGTGGTGGGGAGCATGGCCGTGGCGTTGGGGGTGGAGCCGTTCCCTCTGATGATCGCCGTAACCTTTGCAGCCTCGTTGGCCTTCATGTTGCCGGTCGGCACACCTCCCAACGCCATCGTGTTCGGCACAGGCTATTTCACGTTGCCCCAAATGGCACGGGTGGGGTGGTGGATGAACCTGATGGGCATCGCTATAATAACGGTATACATGGCCCTCCGCTGGGAGGCCCGTTGA
- a CDS encoding FAD-binding oxidoreductase: MSAPTSLARRLNPSLLHSGERLRGFAVDGLVPRLAVRPRTVEEVAQVLALAHQEGAAVVPWGGGTRMDLGGIPRAYEVALDLTGLHQPLEHSPANLTVRVGAGVTLEHLQKVLGREGQFLPLDPPLPHRATIGGTMASATYGPLCAGYGLPRDLVIGMGVVHADGTRTKSGGQVVKNVTGFEMHRLYTGSLGTLAVITEATFKVAPLPKEERTVVAAFPSAEGAVGAGLETVRIGLAPMAMEVLTDSAWAMVPAPATPLAPQGEKVFWLLVRFGGPPSAVARQEREALAVCERFGVAGGAVEVLKGEQGRALWRGVASWGWGEPYPPLGVRISCLPRQVVEVLQLLESGEQDRGTRPAVAIHASIGVVRVFWPVSPAGENAQDVASALGRLRERVHGLGGRMVVERAPVEVKRLLDPWDVAPETLGLHRALKAQFDPKGVLNAGRFVGGI; the protein is encoded by the coding sequence TTGAGCGCTCCCACGTCCCTCGCCCGGCGTTTGAACCCCTCCCTTCTCCACTCAGGGGAGCGTCTCAGGGGGTTCGCCGTGGACGGCCTTGTGCCTCGGTTGGCGGTGCGCCCTCGCACGGTGGAGGAGGTGGCCCAGGTGCTGGCACTGGCACATCAGGAGGGGGCGGCAGTGGTGCCCTGGGGAGGGGGCACCCGTATGGACTTGGGGGGGATACCCCGTGCGTATGAGGTGGCTTTGGACTTGACGGGCTTGCACCAGCCTCTGGAGCATTCCCCTGCCAACTTGACGGTGCGGGTGGGAGCAGGCGTTACTTTGGAGCACCTGCAGAAAGTGCTGGGGCGGGAAGGGCAGTTTTTGCCCCTAGACCCCCCCTTGCCTCACAGGGCAACCATCGGAGGAACCATGGCCTCGGCGACCTATGGCCCCCTGTGCGCGGGATATGGTCTGCCGCGGGATTTGGTCATTGGGATGGGGGTGGTGCACGCCGACGGCACCCGCACGAAGAGCGGGGGGCAGGTGGTCAAAAATGTTACGGGCTTTGAGATGCACCGCCTCTACACGGGCTCGTTGGGCACGTTGGCCGTGATAACCGAGGCTACTTTCAAGGTGGCTCCTCTGCCCAAGGAGGAGCGCACGGTGGTGGCGGCCTTCCCGTCGGCCGAGGGGGCTGTGGGGGCAGGGCTGGAGACGGTGCGCATAGGGCTGGCCCCGATGGCGATGGAGGTGCTCACCGATTCGGCGTGGGCGATGGTGCCTGCCCCTGCAACGCCCTTGGCTCCCCAGGGCGAAAAGGTGTTCTGGCTCCTGGTGCGGTTTGGGGGTCCGCCGTCGGCGGTGGCGCGCCAGGAGCGGGAGGCCTTAGCCGTGTGTGAGCGCTTTGGGGTTGCGGGGGGGGCAGTGGAGGTGCTGAAGGGGGAGCAGGGGCGGGCCTTGTGGCGCGGGGTGGCTAGCTGGGGATGGGGGGAGCCCTATCCTCCCTTGGGCGTGCGCATCTCCTGCCTGCCCCGCCAAGTAGTGGAGGTGCTCCAGCTGCTGGAAAGTGGGGAACAGGATAGGGGAACGCGCCCCGCCGTTGCCATCCATGCCAGTATAGGAGTGGTGCGGGTGTTTTGGCCCGTCAGCCCCGCGGGGGAAAACGCGCAGGATGTGGCGTCGGCACTGGGGCGACTGCGGGAGCGGGTGCACGGGTTGGGGGGGCGCATGGTGGTGGAGCGCGCGCCCGTGGAGGTGAAGCGCTTACTAGACCCGTGGGATGTAGCCCCTGAGACGCTGGGCCTGCACCGTGCCCTGAAGGCCCAGTTCGACCCCAAGGGGGTGCTCAATGCGGGGCGTTTTGTGGGGGGCATCTGA
- a CDS encoding (Fe-S)-binding protein, translating into MGQAGSVRERSVVQGFVGPDAPAEKDLYTCVHCGLCLTACPTYLETGLETESPRGRIALMRAVYEGRLALTREVVRHWDLCLACRACEAVCPSGVPYGRLIEHTRAQVLRHLPPPLWVRWGEGLVFRHLLPYPGRLRLGMRLLRWYQRLGVQGVVRRTGLLRPFPLLHRMDSLLPPLPSHFFSARGQVYAPRGTPRGRVALLSGCVMPLVHAATMRACVRVLTHNGWEVVVPRSQVCCGALHVHSGRLEEGRNLARHNIQAFLETQPDAIIVASAGCGSTMKEYGHLLKDDSRFATQAREFSTKVKDIHEFLVSSSFTPPQAPWEITVTYQEPCHLAHAQRISQAPRRLLRSIPGLRLVEMHTPAKCCGAAGSYQIFQREMSERLAEDKLRDALSTGAQVLATANPGCALQLEASVQRRRLPLRVAYVIDLLDEAYQREAEGAS; encoded by the coding sequence ATGGGCCAAGCCGGTTCCGTGCGGGAGCGCTCTGTGGTGCAGGGGTTTGTGGGCCCCGACGCCCCAGCCGAAAAGGACTTGTATACCTGTGTGCACTGTGGGCTGTGCCTCACGGCGTGTCCCACCTATCTGGAAACGGGTCTGGAGACCGAATCGCCGCGCGGGCGCATCGCCCTGATGCGGGCGGTGTATGAGGGGCGGTTGGCGTTGACGCGGGAGGTGGTGCGCCATTGGGATCTCTGCCTTGCCTGCCGAGCGTGTGAGGCGGTGTGCCCTTCGGGCGTGCCCTACGGACGGCTCATTGAACACACCCGTGCCCAGGTCTTGAGGCATTTGCCCCCGCCGCTGTGGGTGCGTTGGGGGGAGGGCTTAGTGTTTCGGCACCTCCTACCCTATCCCGGGCGATTGCGCCTGGGGATGCGGCTGTTGCGGTGGTACCAACGTCTGGGGGTGCAGGGGGTGGTGCGCAGAACGGGACTTCTGCGGCCCTTTCCCCTGCTTCACAGAATGGACAGCCTGTTGCCTCCCCTGCCCAGCCATTTCTTTTCGGCGCGGGGGCAGGTGTATGCCCCGCGGGGCACGCCGCGCGGGCGTGTGGCGCTTCTTTCGGGGTGTGTGATGCCTCTGGTGCACGCCGCCACCATGCGGGCGTGCGTGCGGGTGCTGACCCACAATGGCTGGGAGGTGGTGGTGCCCCGGTCCCAGGTGTGCTGTGGGGCGCTCCATGTGCACAGCGGGCGGTTGGAAGAGGGGCGCAATTTGGCTCGGCACAATATCCAAGCCTTCCTGGAAACCCAGCCCGATGCTATCATTGTGGCGTCGGCGGGGTGTGGCTCCACTATGAAGGAGTACGGCCACCTGCTGAAGGACGACTCCCGCTTTGCCACGCAGGCGCGCGAGTTTAGCACAAAGGTCAAGGATATCCACGAGTTTCTGGTGTCCTCGTCCTTCACACCTCCTCAAGCCCCCTGGGAGATAACGGTTACCTATCAGGAGCCCTGCCACCTGGCCCACGCCCAACGCATCTCCCAGGCCCCGCGCCGTCTCTTACGCTCCATCCCCGGTCTGCGCTTGGTAGAGATGCATACCCCCGCCAAGTGCTGTGGGGCGGCGGGGAGTTATCAAATCTTCCAAAGGGAGATGTCGGAGCGTCTGGCCGAGGATAAACTGCGGGACGCTCTCTCCACCGGCGCCCAGGTTTTGGCCACGGCCAACCCAGGCTGTGCCCTGCAACTGGAGGCGAGTGTGCAACGCCGGCGCTTGCCCCTGCGCGTGGCGTATGTGATAGACCTGCTGGACGAGGCCTACCAGCGGGAGGCAGAGGGGGCATCCTAA